In the Phaseolus vulgaris cultivar G19833 chromosome 7, P. vulgaris v2.0, whole genome shotgun sequence genome, one interval contains:
- the LOC137829822 gene encoding probable linoleate 9S-lipoxygenase 5 yields the protein MFQNIVNVFTGEDKLRHRVKGTVVLMKKNVLDFNDFSASFLDRLHEFVGKRVSLQLVSAVNVDSGDSNGLKGKLGKPAHLEDWITTIAPLTVGETAFKVTFEWDEEIRTPGAFIIRNNHHSEFYLKSLTLEDVPGQGVIRFICNSWVYPADKYEKDRIFFSNKTYLPSETPMPLLKYREEELENLRGNGKGQLQEWDRVYDYDLYNDLGNPDKGPQHARPILGGSKEYPYPRRGRTGRPPTKSDPKCETRLNIASSLDIYVPRDERFGHLKMADFLAYALKSIVQVLKPELESLFDNTPNEFDSFEDVFKLYEGGIEVPEGILTEVRDNIPAEMLKEIFRSDGQRLLKFPVPQVIAVDKSAWQTDEEFAREMLAGINPVIIRGLQEFPPGSKLDPKIYGNQTSTITKEHIESNLEGLTVDEAIRERRLFILDLHEAVIPYIRRINSTSTKTYASRTILFLQKKGTLKPLAIELSLPHPNGDEHGAISKVYTPVEQGVEKSFWQLAKAYVVVVDSGYHQLVSHWLHTHAVIEPFILATNRQLSVLHPIHKLLHPHFRDTMNINALGRQILINAGGALESTVCPSRYSMEFSSVLYKDWVFPEQALPEDLVKRGVAVKDPTSPYGLRLLIEDYPFAVDGLEIWFAIKTWVQDYCSFYYKEGDTVKKDTELQSWWKEIREVGHGDKKNEPWWPKMETSEDLIQTCTILIWIASALHAAINFGQYPFGGFPPSRPAISRRFMPEEGTPEYDELVADPAKAYLKTISSQFQAVLGISLVEILSKHSSDEVYLGQRDTPDWTSDAEPLQAFEKFGKTLASIEERILRMNSDEKLRNRFGPVKMPYTLLYPTSKGGLTGMGVPNSISI from the exons GGGATAGCAATGGCTTGAAGGGGAAACTTGGGAAGCCTGCTCATCTAGAAGACTGGATTACAACAATCGCACCTTTGACTGTGGGAGAAACAGCCTTCAAGGTTACGTTTGAGTGGGATGAGGAGATACGAACACCAGGAGCCTTTATTATAAGGAACAATCATCATAGTGAGTTCTACCTCAAAAGCCTGACACTTGAAGATGTTCCTGGCCAAGGTGTCATTCGCTTTATCTGCAACTCTTGGGTATACCCTGCTGATAAATATGAAAAGGATCGCATTTTCTTCTCCAACAAG ACATATCTTCCGAGTGAGACACCAATGCCACTACTTAAGTACAGAGAGGAAGAGCTGGAGAATTTAAGAGGTAATGGGAAGGGCCAGCTCCAAGAATGGGACAGGGTCTATGATTATGATCTTTATAATGATTTGGGAAATCCAGATAAGGGTCCACAACATGCTCGTCCTATTCTAGGAGGGTCTAAGGAATACCCCTACCCTCGGAGGGGAAGAACTGGTAGACCACCAACAAAATCAG ATCCTAAATGTGAGACTAGGCTGAATATTGCCTCGAGCTTAGACATCTATGTTCCAAGGGATGAAAGATTTGGTCACTTGAAAATGGCAGATTTTCTTGCCTATGCACTGAAATCCATTGTTCAAGTTCTAAAACCGGAGTTGGAATCTCTATTTGACAACACCCCTAATGAGTTTGACAGTTTTGAAGATGTATTCAAACTCTATGAAGGTGGGATTGAGGTGCCCGAGGGTATACTTACTGAAGTTAGGGATAACATCCCGGCAGAGATGCTTAAGGAAATTTTCCGATCTGATGGGCAAAGGCTCCTCAAATTTCCTGTGCCTCAAGTGATTGCAG TGGATAAATCTGCATGGCAAACAGATGAAGAATTTGCTAGAGAAATGCTGGCTGGTATAAATCCTGTCATAATTCGTGGTCTCCAA GAGTTCCCACCTGGAAGCAAGCTAGATCCTAAAATCTATGGTAATCAAACCAGTACAATAACAAAAGAACACATCGAAAGTAACCTGGAAGGGCTCACTGTAGATGAG GCAATTAGAGAAAGGAGATTGTTCATTTTAGATCTCCATGAGGCAGTGATACCATACATTAGAAGGATTAACTCTACTTCTACAAAGACATATGCCAGCAGGACAATTCTGTTCTTGCAAAAAAAGGGAACTCTAAAGCCCCTAGCCATTGAGTTGAGTTTGCCTCATCCTAATGGAGATGAACATGGTGCAATTAGTAAAGTTTACACTCCTGTGGAACAAGGCGTTGAAAAATCGTTCTGGCAACTGGCCAAAGCTTATGTAGTGGTAGTGGACTCAGGCTATCATCAACTTGTCAGCCACTG GTTGCATACTCATGCAGTGATTGAACCATTCATTCTAGCTACAAATAGGCAGCTTAGTGTGCTTCACCCTATTCATAAACTATTGCATCCTCACTTTCGGGACACCATGAATATAAATGCACTCGGACGACAGATTCTCATCAATGCTGGTGGTGCTCTAGAGTCAACGGTTTGTCCATCTAGGTACTCTATGGAGTTTTCATCTGTGCTTTACAAGGACTGGGTTTTCCCTGAGCAGGCACTGCCTGAAGATCTTGTCAAGAG AGGAGTGGCTGTCAAGGACCCAACTTCCCCATATGGTCTTCGATTATTGATTGAGGATTACCCTTTTGCTGTTGATGGGTTGGAGATTTGGTTTGCTATCAAGACATGGGTTCAGGACTACTGCTCCTTTTACTACAAGGAGGGTGACACAGTGAAGAAAGATACCGAGCTTCAATCTTGGTGGAAGGAAATAAGGGAGGTGGGTCACGGAGACAAGAAAAATGAACCTTGGTGGCCAAAGATGGAGACAAGTGAAGATCTGATTCAGACCTGCACTATTCTTATATGGATTGCCTCAGCTCTCCATGCTGCAATCAACTTTGGACAATATCCATTTGGAGGTTTCCCACCAAGTCGTCCAGCTATAAGCCGGCGATTCATGCCAGAAGAAGGAACTCCAGAATATGATGAACTGGTGGCAGATCCTGCAAAGGCTTATCTGAAAACAATTAGTTCACAGTTTCAGGCTGTTCTTGGCATTTCACTTGTGGAAATCTTGTCCAAACATTCTAGTGATGAGGTTTACCTTGGGCAGAGAGATACTCCAGATTGGACATCTGATGCAGAGCCATTGCAAGCCTTTGAGAAGTTTGGCAAAACACTTGCAAGCATTGAGGAAAGGATCTTGAGGATGAACAGTGATGAGAAACTGAGAAACCGGTTTGGTCCAGTTAAGATGCCATACACCTTGCTTTATCCAACAAGCAAAGGTGGACTAACTGGCATGGGGGTTCCTAATAGTATCTCAATTTGA